In Dysgonomonadaceae bacterium zrk40, one genomic interval encodes:
- a CDS encoding MgtC/SapB family protein, with amino-acid sequence MEPLEFIIRLLAATAAGAAVGLEREINNKSAGLRTNTLVAIGAAIYVLISLELLNESEGDASRIVGQIITGIGFLGAGVILHRGPSVHGLTTAATIWCSAALGCLAALAMYWQLIIAALLVLMVNLAFKLTDRWFAGKQVKNKKSGEKNHFE; translated from the coding sequence ATGGAACCTTTGGAATTCATTATCCGTCTGCTGGCTGCCACTGCCGCCGGTGCTGCCGTGGGTCTAGAGCGCGAGATCAACAACAAGAGTGCCGGCTTACGGACCAACACGCTGGTTGCGATTGGTGCAGCGATTTACGTGCTCATATCGCTGGAGTTGCTCAATGAGAGTGAAGGGGATGCTTCCCGCATCGTGGGTCAGATCATCACCGGCATCGGGTTTCTGGGAGCAGGTGTGATCCTTCACAGGGGCCCCAGTGTACATGGCCTTACTACCGCTGCCACCATCTGGTGCAGCGCCGCACTGGGTTGTCTGGCGGCACTGGCAATGTACTGGCAGTTGATCATCGCAGCATTGCTTGTGCTAATGGTCAATCTGGCATTCAAACTTACCGACAGATGGTTTGCAGGAAAACAGGTCAAGAATAAGAAATCGGGGGAGAAGAATCACTTTGAATAG
- a CDS encoding CapA family protein has protein sequence MRTTLWILLFLLQFTQVKSQERSVTLLFAGDAMQHLPQIHSARGEDGLYQYDSCFHLLKEKISNADLVGVNFETTLGGEPYSGYPLFSAPDAFATALRDSGFDIFFQANNHAVDRGRRGVERTIQVLDSLGIRHTGTFADPEKRSLYYPLMVIQNGIRIAFLNYSYDTNGLPVKEPNVVNLIDSVQIVRDLKMAELYKPDIIVAQLHWGEEYRINPSQQQQTIADLLLRKGVQIIIGHHPHVVQPMKVEKDQGEIRNVVYYSLGNFISNQQQELTDGGMLAEIVIRMKDEESPAVIDTCGYSLVWVEKTAHDDGIRYRLIPWPYESLPSMKEEDQQRMHNFVKRAEQIITMYN, from the coding sequence ATGCGAACAACACTCTGGATCTTGCTGTTCCTGTTGCAGTTCACACAGGTGAAGTCTCAGGAGAGAAGTGTCACTCTTCTCTTTGCTGGAGATGCCATGCAACATTTGCCACAAATCCATTCAGCCAGGGGTGAAGATGGCCTTTACCAGTACGATTCCTGTTTTCACCTGTTGAAGGAGAAGATCAGCAATGCCGATCTGGTGGGCGTCAATTTCGAAACCACACTGGGTGGCGAACCTTACAGCGGCTATCCCCTCTTCAGCGCTCCCGATGCGTTTGCAACAGCGTTACGTGATTCCGGCTTCGACATTTTCTTCCAGGCCAACAACCATGCCGTGGATCGAGGGCGCAGAGGGGTGGAGAGAACAATTCAAGTGCTGGACTCCCTCGGCATCCGACATACAGGCACTTTTGCGGACCCTGAAAAACGATCACTCTACTATCCACTGATGGTGATACAGAACGGAATCCGGATCGCCTTTCTTAACTACAGCTATGACACCAACGGGCTCCCTGTGAAAGAACCGAACGTGGTAAACCTCATCGACAGTGTGCAGATCGTCCGTGATCTGAAAATGGCAGAACTCTACAAGCCAGACATCATCGTCGCTCAGCTCCATTGGGGGGAGGAATACCGCATCAACCCCTCGCAACAACAGCAAACAATTGCCGATCTTCTCTTGCGTAAGGGCGTGCAGATCATCATTGGGCACCACCCGCACGTGGTGCAGCCGATGAAGGTGGAAAAAGATCAAGGCGAGATCCGAAATGTGGTTTATTACTCACTCGGCAATTTCATCTCCAACCAGCAGCAGGAGTTAACCGATGGAGGAATGCTGGCAGAGATTGTGATTCGCATGAAGGATGAAGAGTCACCGGCTGTGATTGACACTTGCGGTTACTCATTGGTATGGGTAGAGAAAACAGCTCACGATGATGGTATCCGCTATCGGCTGATTCCCTGGCCGTACGAGAGCTTGCCCTCCATGAAGGAGGAGGATCAACAAAGAATGCATAACTTCGTGAAGCGAGCTGAACAGATCATCACTATGTACAATTAA